The sequence CTTCGCCCGCGCCTTCAAGGACAGCTTCGGCACCACCCCGCACGGCTACATCATCCGGCTGCGGCTGGAACAGGCCCAGCGGCTGATGCTGACCACCCGCGACCCGCTGAGCCAGATCGCCCTGGCCTGCGGCCTGGCCAGCCAGTCGCATCTGTCGAAGCTGTTCCGCCGCTGGCTCGGCGAAACGCCGAGCGCCTGGCGCCGGCGCAACCAGACGGGGGCCGTCACGCCCCCACTTCCATCACCAAGGAGCCCATCATGACCCGCATCGAAAAGGTGCTGTACACCGGCAGGACCCACACCACCGGCGGCCGCGACGGCATGGCCCGCAGCTCGGACGGCCGGCTGGACATCAAGCTGTCGCCCCCGGGCGGCCCGGGCACCGGCACCAACCCGGAGCAGCTGTTCGCCGCCGGCTGGTCGGCCTGCTTCATCGGCGCGATGGGCCGGGCGGCGAGCGAGATGAAGGTCACCCTGCCGGCCGACCGGGCCGTCGATGCCGAGGTCGATCTGGGCACCACCGACGGGGCCTTCTTCCTGCAGGCCCGGCTGACCGTCAGCCTGCCCGGCCTGGACCGCGAGGTCGCCCAAAAGGTGGTCGAGGCCGCGCATCAGATCTGCCCCTATTCCAAGGCCACCCGCGGCAACATCGACGTGACCCTCACCGTGGCCTGAGCCGCAGCTCTCCGCCGGTCCCGAAGGAAGAAGTCCCCATGCCCGAAGACATCGATCTCCCGCGCCGCCGCCTGTTCGGCACCGCGCTGACGGCCCTGGCCGCCGCCCCCTTCGTCGCGATCGGCCCGGCTGCCGCGCAGACCATGGCCGCGGCCGCCCCGGCCAGGTCCGGCGCCAGCTTCGGCCCGATCAAGCAGATCGACGCCGGCGACCTGACCGTCGGCTATGCCGAGGCCGGCCCGGCCGACGGGCCCGTGGTGCTGCTGCTGCACGGCTGGCCCTACGACATCTACAGCTTCGTCGACGTCGCGCCGGTCCTGGCGAAGGCCGGCTACCGGGTGATCATCCCGTATCTGCGCGGCTACGGCACCACCCGGATCCGGTCGGAGGCGACGGTCCGCAACGGCGAGCCGGCAGCCCTGGCCGTGGACATCATCGCCCTGATGGACGCGCTGAAGATCGAGAAGGCGGTCATCGGCGGCTTCGACTGGGGCGCCCGCACCGCGTGCATCGTCGCGGCGCTGTGGCCGGGGCGCTGCCGGGCGCTGGTCTCGGTCAGCGGCTACCTGATCAGCAGCGTC comes from Inquilinus sp. Marseille-Q2685 and encodes:
- a CDS encoding organic hydroperoxide resistance protein, which produces MTRIEKVLYTGRTHTTGGRDGMARSSDGRLDIKLSPPGGPGTGTNPEQLFAAGWSACFIGAMGRAASEMKVTLPADRAVDAEVDLGTTDGAFFLQARLTVSLPGLDREVAQKVVEAAHQICPYSKATRGNIDVTLTVA
- a CDS encoding alpha/beta fold hydrolase, with translation MPEDIDLPRRRLFGTALTALAAAPFVAIGPAAAQTMAAAAPARSGASFGPIKQIDAGDLTVGYAEAGPADGPVVLLLHGWPYDIYSFVDVAPVLAKAGYRVIIPYLRGYGTTRIRSEATVRNGEPAALAVDIIALMDALKIEKAVIGGFDWGARTACIVAALWPGRCRALVSVSGYLISSVAAGRKPLPPKAEFQWWYQFYFATERGREGYSQNRHDFNKLIWQLASPQWRFDDATFDRSAAAFDNPDHVDIVIHNYRWRIGLAEGEKRYDELEQKLAQGPVITVPTITMEGDANGAPHPEPAAYRGKFSGRYEHRTVTGGIGHNLPQEAPEAFAQAVLDVARL